One stretch of Streptomyces sp. A2-16 DNA includes these proteins:
- a CDS encoding ABC transporter substrate-binding protein encodes MQRRLLGLAVAAVTLVGAAGCGSSDSGGGDSSSAGGAKKTQVTVGVIPIVDVAPLYLGQKKGFFAARGIELKMVTAQGGAAIIPGVVSGQFQFGFSNTTSLMLAQTKGVPVKSVVNGAASNGKVGADVTGVLVKKDSPVKSAKDLAGRSVAVNTLQNIGDTTVRESVREDGGDPAKVKFVEIPFDQMPAALDGGRVDAAWMGEPAQTIAKGQGARVIASPFAETDPKLTVATWFTSTKIAQQNPGLVKNFTEAMTESLRYATGHPDEARQILTAYTKISGAVLSELILPSWPPEVDLASLEKLATLGEQDGIFGGKKPDVQALFS; translated from the coding sequence ATGCAAAGGCGCTTGCTCGGACTGGCCGTTGCGGCGGTGACCCTCGTGGGTGCCGCCGGATGCGGCTCCTCGGACTCCGGAGGCGGCGACTCGTCGTCCGCGGGCGGAGCGAAGAAGACACAGGTCACGGTCGGGGTGATCCCCATCGTCGACGTGGCGCCGCTGTATCTCGGGCAGAAGAAGGGGTTCTTCGCCGCTCGGGGGATCGAGCTGAAGATGGTGACCGCGCAGGGCGGTGCGGCGATCATCCCCGGTGTGGTGAGCGGCCAGTTCCAGTTCGGCTTCAGCAACACCACCTCCCTGATGCTCGCGCAGACCAAGGGCGTGCCCGTGAAGTCGGTGGTCAACGGAGCGGCCTCCAACGGCAAGGTGGGGGCCGACGTCACCGGCGTCCTGGTGAAGAAGGACAGCCCGGTGAAGTCCGCGAAGGACCTGGCGGGACGCTCGGTCGCCGTGAACACCCTTCAGAACATCGGGGACACCACGGTCCGTGAGTCGGTGCGCGAGGACGGCGGCGACCCGGCGAAGGTGAAGTTCGTGGAGATCCCGTTCGACCAGATGCCGGCCGCGCTGGACGGCGGCCGCGTGGACGCCGCGTGGATGGGTGAGCCGGCCCAGACGATCGCCAAGGGCCAGGGCGCCCGGGTCATCGCCTCGCCCTTCGCCGAGACCGACCCGAAGCTCACGGTCGCGACCTGGTTCACCTCGACGAAGATCGCCCAGCAGAATCCCGGGCTGGTGAAGAACTTTACCGAGGCGATGACGGAGTCACTGCGGTACGCCACCGGCCACCCGGACGAGGCCCGGCAGATCCTCACGGCCTACACCAAGATCAGCGGCGCTGTGCTGAGCGAGCTCATCCTCCCCAGCTGGCCGCCCGAGGTGGACCTGGCCTCCCTGGAGAAACTCGCCACGCTCGGCGAGCAGGACGGCATCTTCGGCGGCAAGAAGCCGGACGTCCAGGCGCTGTTCTCCTGA
- a CDS encoding MarR family transcriptional regulator: MPGQRSITQAEKLAAEKLGGFPIRRDQMAAVANIYRAASAVRQHLENSVLRGSDLTWTAFVVLWVVWVWGESETRHVAEEAGISKGTLTGVSRTLESRGLLSRSGHPTDGRLVLLKLTDEGEELMRRVFPAFNEEEAFVTAGLSDTECRGLAEGLRQVVLQVEEHGEERRRELLDGSEPAPRRSGRRSKA; this comes from the coding sequence GTGCCCGGCCAGCGATCCATCACCCAAGCCGAGAAGCTCGCGGCCGAGAAGCTCGGTGGTTTCCCGATCCGTCGGGACCAGATGGCTGCCGTGGCGAACATCTACCGGGCCGCTTCCGCGGTGCGCCAGCACCTGGAGAACTCCGTGCTGCGCGGCTCGGACCTGACCTGGACGGCGTTCGTCGTCCTGTGGGTGGTCTGGGTGTGGGGCGAGTCGGAGACCCGGCACGTGGCCGAGGAGGCCGGGATCTCCAAGGGCACGCTCACCGGGGTCTCGCGGACCCTGGAGTCACGCGGACTGCTGAGCCGTTCCGGGCATCCCACCGATGGTCGGCTGGTGCTGCTGAAACTCACCGACGAGGGCGAGGAGCTGATGCGTCGGGTGTTCCCGGCGTTCAACGAGGAGGAGGCCTTCGTGACGGCGGGCCTCAGCGACACCGAGTGCCGTGGTCTCGCCGAGGGGCTGCGCCAGGTGGTGCTCCAGGTCGAGGAGCACGGCGAGGAGCGGCGCCGCGAACTGCTGGACGGCTCCGAGCCCGCGCCGCGGCGCAGCGGGCGCCGGTCCAAGGCCTGA